The following proteins are encoded in a genomic region of Alteromonadaceae bacterium 2753L.S.0a.02:
- a CDS encoding DNA-binding transcriptional LysR family regulator has protein sequence MAISLEQLRAFASTFENGSFTAAGRHLGKHSSSVGELVANLEIDTGLNLFQRSGRAISATDKAQQLYPYAKSVITEAEQFDAKVDSLYAEQPDRFTVAIDTAARGSDLVACYAQVRREYPAVELRVISGDAMQVISWVRSGMADLGIVYSTLSAPPDLHLSRAFNVRIVRVGAATQPLWQGTVNHLQLRGTTQIVHKFMLDAGLAEAHVEANHSIVCNNAHEVLEMVAADMGWAFMPVNLVQAAIDVGRLRVIDIEGAREDVWFTEIVRLATHPENPVMRRFVALVGDLPDR, from the coding sequence ATGGCGATTTCCTTAGAACAGCTGCGTGCGTTTGCGTCCACTTTTGAAAACGGCAGCTTCACCGCCGCTGGGCGGCATCTCGGCAAGCATTCCTCCAGTGTCGGCGAGCTGGTCGCCAACCTTGAAATCGATACCGGTTTAAATTTATTTCAGCGCAGTGGCCGCGCCATCAGCGCCACCGACAAAGCACAGCAACTCTACCCTTATGCCAAATCTGTGATCACCGAAGCGGAACAGTTCGACGCCAAGGTGGATAGCCTCTATGCCGAACAACCCGACCGTTTTACGGTGGCCATCGATACCGCCGCGCGCGGTTCCGATCTGGTGGCCTGTTACGCTCAGGTGCGGCGCGAATATCCGGCGGTGGAGTTGCGGGTGATCAGCGGCGATGCGATGCAGGTGATCAGTTGGGTTCGCTCCGGTATGGCCGATCTGGGTATCGTGTACTCCACCCTCAGCGCACCACCCGACCTGCACCTCAGCCGCGCGTTCAATGTGCGCATAGTCCGGGTCGGCGCCGCCACTCAACCGCTGTGGCAGGGCACCGTCAATCACCTGCAACTGCGCGGTACCACTCAAATCGTGCACAAATTTATGTTGGATGCCGGCCTCGCCGAGGCCCATGTGGAAGCCAATCACAGCATTGTGTGCAACAACGCCCACGAGGTACTGGAAATGGTGGCGGCCGATATGGGCTGGGCGTTTATGCCGGTCAATCTGGTGCAGGCGGCGATTGATGTGGGCCGCCTGCGCGTGATCGATATCGAGGGCGCCCGCGAAGATGTGTGGTTCACCGAAATCGTGCGCCTTGCCACCCACCCCGAAAACCCGGTGATGCGGCGCTTTGTGGCGTTGGTGGGCGACCTGCCGGATCGCTAA